The stretch of DNA TCTGTGCGGGATCGTCAGGCGCCGTTGTGTCGACCACTTCTGGATCGGTGAGCTCTCCCCGGACCACGTAATAGACGCCACCGATTACACCTGCGACCAGCAGGGTGCCAACCACGTACCAGAGCGGGTCTGGGCCGTGCATCGTTCCCATGGATGAATCCATCATCGACCCCATCGATTGCTCGATAGCCCGACGCTGTTGATAGGCCCGCCAGCTGAGTGCCCCGCCGGCCAGGAGAACGAATCCAAGAAGCACACCGACGACAGTATCTGCTCGACGGCGATTCATATTACAGCCCCGAATTGTGAGATTTGACTATTCATACCGTCTATTTGGGCGCGTCAGGTGTGACAATTCCGGATTGAAACCGTGATGATGAACCCCTTCACAGCGGATGAATCACCGTGCGATCATCAGTGGTCATGGTCGTGATCGTGGCTCGATATCTGTGGGCTTTGATCGGCAAACTCCGTTGGTTCTTCTTCGAACGTACGCTTGCAGGTCTTCGAGCAAAAATAGTACGTCGTTCCATCGTGGGACGCGCTCGGGCCCTCATCGTCGGTTCGCATCCCGCACACCGGATCACGATACTGACCCGGTGCGCCGAGTCCCCGCCGGTAGACATACAGAAGGAACCCGGAGAGCGCGAAGGCGATAATATTGAGGTAGAACGTGTAGTTCAGCTCGAAGTACGTCTGCTCGGTCGCCGTCTCGCCACCCGCGAGGTCTGGGACGATGCCGAAGGCGTCGAACAGCAGTTCCATGAGGAAGCCGGTGAACGCCATCGTGACAAAGAAGACGCCGAGGATGTACAGCATGATCTTCCAGCCGTAGTACTTCCGGTAGACGTTCAACACGGGAATCGTGATGAGGTCGGCGTAGACGAACGCGATGACACCCGCGAAGCTGATGCCGCCGCCCCAGAGCGCGACGGCGAACGGGACGTTACCCATGCTGCCGACGAAGCTGATGACGGCGATGGCGACACCCATAATCGCGTTCTCGGCGGTCACGAGCAAGCCATCGCCCTGGATGAACAGCGTGTTCCAGACCCACTGAGGGACGAAGACGATGACAAACCCCGAGATGAGGAAGCCCGCGATGACGTCCTTCCAGATCATCGACCACTCCTTGCGGTACTGGTTTCCAACCTTGTACCAGCCGCCCCACGACAGCAACTCGTCGCGCCAGCCACCGTGGCTGGACGCCTCCTGCAGGTACGTCTCCATACACCCCTCTGAGCAGAACTCCAGCGTCTCACCACCGTCAGTGGTGAGAGTGTACTCGTCTTTGCCTTCCATTCCGCAGGTCGGGTCTTCGGTGACGCCGGCCTCACGGTCGCGCTCGTTGAGCGTCTCCCGGACCTCGTCGAAGAGATTCTCGGGGAGCGTGAGGTGGACGAGGACTGCCATCACGGCGATGAGGATAAGGCCGCCCAGCAGTTCTGCGAGGAGGAACTCCCAGCCCAGTAGGATGAGAATCATCAACCCGAGTTCGACGATGAGATTCGTTGACGCGAACATGAATGCCAGAAAATTCACCGCGTGTGCCCCTTTCTTGAACAATCCTTTTCCGATAGCGACGGCGCCGAAACTACACCCACTGCTCGCTGCTCCGAATACAGTCGCTTTGGTGAGGCCACTCAGATCGCCGTCACCGAGAACTTTCGCCATGCGCTCCTTGGAGACGTAGACCTGGACGAGACTCGTGACCGTGAGGCCCATGATGATCGCCCACGCCGCCGTCCAGAGGAATCCGACGCCGATGCGGAGAGATTCGAGAACGCCGTCAATAATTGTCGCCTGCATAGTTGATTCATCGTAGGGATCATCTTTTGCAATTGTCCTTAGAAAACACCCGATTTCGGGGTGTCCAAACTATTGATGCAAAAGTGTGCTCCAACTAGATCCCGCGAAAAGAGGGTGAAAATCGAACTGTCGCCACTTTCGCAAACGGAGTACGTGATTAGTGAAAATGAGTCCCGTCTTTAACTTTCGATGCCATCGAGTTGTGTTTGCAAGAACTGGATCAGTTCGTCGATGTTGTCCTCTGGGAATTCTTTCTGTTGGAACACACCTTTGAACGAGTCCGCGAACTCGTCACTTTCGAGTTCTGCCAGCACGCGTTCGATCTGTTCGGCCAACTGGTTTGAATCCCCTCGATGGATGTGTTTCTCGATACGGTCGGGGTCTGACTCGGAACCGACGATCACCAGGTCTCGCGCATCCGCGAGCCGACCGCTGTGGAGTTTGAGCGCGAACAGCAGCGCTGGTTCTGGGATGCGGGCCGTCAGATCTTCTGCCACTTCGAGAGATTCGATGATGCTGTGCTCGTGGAGATAGCGGTACGACCATTCCGCGTCGGTCTGACGGCAACGGAGTGCGCCGACGAGGGCGTCGAATTCGACCGCGTTGTCGCCGACGGATTTTTCGTACCGGACGATACGACCCTCGTAGACGTTCGCCACGTCGTTGTCGAACTCTTTGCTGTACCCCAACTCGGTGAGCAGGGCATCGTACTTATCGAGTTCTGTTTCCGGGATTACCATATCGACGTCAGTAGTGAACCGGGTTTGAAACGCCGATATTGCCCATCCACCGACGAGAACGTACGAGAGTCCCTCGTCTTGAACGGCGCGGTGGGTGTCGATGAGTTCAGTTTGGCGCTCTTGGAGGCTCATTGTCAAATCTTTCAGTCCGCCGTCATCTCGTCGTGATGGTTAGCGTCGATGTCCACGTCATGCTCGTTGGCGATCATCTCCAACGCCGGTTCGTATGCCGGCCGGGTCTCCATCATCTGACTGACCGCGCCATCCAACGGAATCACGGGATTGCCGTCGACCCACTCGATGTCGATGCCCTCCGTCTGCGGGAACAAGACGTAGTGGACGCTCCCGTCAACATCGGCCGCGTCCGGGCGGTCACCCACGGTCGTGTCGACCCCGAACCGCTCGAAGAACTCGATCCACTGGTCGACATCGCGCTCGTGAACCTGGATAAATACGGGATAATCGTCGTGACTTCGGGCGATCTGGAATCCACCGTGCGTCCAGACGTAGGCGGCATCAATCTCTGTGTAGGCGAACTCCATTCCGGCGAAGTGGGGGATCACGTACGCCTCTTCCTGTGAAACTTCGTCGCGGATGTACAACGTTCCCATCATCTCCTCGTAGCGCCGTCGCATCTCGTAGTCACGAACTCGAATTCCGTTATCTGTATTTGAGATGATTTCTGCGTCGTCCAATCGATTGATCCAGTCGTAGACCCACGAGTACGATGTCCCGATCTTACTCGAGATCCGGTTGATAGAATCCCCACGCTGTGCCGCCAAAACGATCTTCGCAGCGGTGGGATTCATCAGGTCGGTCGTCGCCATCGTCCATCTAGTTATCTCGAACGAGATGACGGTTGATGAATCTATCGGAGAGGTCAGATCGAAGCACGAGGGCCGGTGATGGCGGCACAGTTGTAGGCTTCGAGACCGAATTGAGGAATATGGGACGGAATATGCTCGTCGACGGCGAGTGGAAGACGGATCTCGAACCGTACACCGACGAGGATGGCGCGTTCGACCGGGTCGAAACCTCGTTCCGCGACTGGATTCGTGGCGCGTACCGTAGTCCAAACAACGTGGCCGCCGAGGGGTCAGAACCCGAGGCCGATCGGTACCACCTCTACATCGCGCGGAACTGCCCGTGGGCCCACGGCGCCGCGCTCACGCGCCAGTTAGCTGGGCTCACCGACGCCGTCTCGAGGAATATTGTTGATCCCGTTCGCAAGGACGAGGGTTGGGAGTTCACACCGGGAAGGACGGCTGCACACCCGATACCGTCAACGGCGCCGACTACCTCCGCGAGGTATACGCCGCGGCCGACCCCGAGTACACGGGACGCGTGACCGTGCCCGTGCTGTGGGACACGCAGGAAGACACCATCGTCAACAACGAGTCGATCGAGATCATGCGGATGTTCGCCACCGCGTTCGACGATATCGGTGACGAGGGGTTCGACCTGTATCCCGAGGGCTACCGCGAGGAGATCGATCGCATCATCGACGCCATCTACGACCCCATCAACAACGGCGTGTACCGCGCCGGCTTCGCGGAGTCACAAGAAGCCTACGACGAGGCAGTCACCGATGTGTTCGACGCGCTCGACCACTGGGACGAGGTGCTCGCCGACCAGCGGTACCTCGCCGGCAACCGGTTGACTCTCGCGGACGTCCGGATGTTCCCGACGCTTATCCGCTTCGACCACTGCTATCACACGGCCTTCAAGTGCGACAGGCAGTACCTCCACCAGTACGAGCACCTCTGGCCGTACCTGCGCGACTGCTACCAGACGCCGGGTGTTGCGGAGACGGTGCGGATGGATCACATCAAGGATCAGGGCTACTATCAGGGCGAAATCACGCCCATCGGCCCGGATATCGACTTCGACGCACCGCACGACCGAGACGAACTCACGGACGACCAGCCAACGATGCCCCACGTAGACTGATCCTGCACTTCCACGTCATCACGACACGTTCGTCCGCAGGTTTTGTTGAGAGTGAGAACAATACGGCGGCCGTGGGTGCGTAGTTCAGTCCGGCAGAACGCTCGGATTGAGGCCGGGACGCCGGGGGCGTGAGTCCGCGCGGCACGCCCCGCGCCATCGGCAGCGGCCCGGCCGTCCGGGAGGCCCGGGGTTCGAGTCCCCGCGTACACACTCAGCTCGTCCGTCAGAAGCTGCAATTCGAGTGAGCGACTTCGGTACTGCTCCTAAGAGTGTCTATCCCCACGCGAATATTCAAGACCGGCCATAGCCTATCATCCATTCCCGAGTGATGGATCGCGACCAGTTCCACGTAGAAACCGAGACGGTCGAGGAACCAGCCACCGCTGAGCCGGCGGAGCATCCGGCACTCTGGATCCACTTTGATGGCTCGCGCGACCGTCTGCAACAGGGGCTGTCCGAACAACTCCGCGACGATATCGCTGTCGAAGAGATCGATATCTCGTTTCGCCATCTATCGTCGGATGGCGAACCAGCTGAAGGCATACTCGCGCTCAGCGACCGCGTCACGGGACGATACATCGTCGAAGTCAAGACAACTGTCGATCTGGTGCGCGAGTTCGTTCAGACCGTGCGCGAGTCCGCGGATCAAATGAGTCACGACGCGCGGTATCGCGTCGAGATTCGAGCAGAGGGCGAGACAGTCACAACGTTCAAGAAGGATCTGTTGGTCGTCTACGATGCAAGCGGGACACTCCTCCGTGATCCCAGCCTCATCCCCACCGGTGTCGAGCTATGACATCAGTCTCCCATTCGTTCACATAGCACACCCCCGATCGCAACTGACTATGCCTCCGACAGCCCCAGCACGCATCCGTGCTTCCCCTCGACTTGGCATATGAACCTCTCCACCGAACAAATCCGCGATCTCTGCACAAGCGAGGTGTTCGATCGCGCCCGCAGCTACCGCGACGAGGAGCGCATAGAGCGCATCGACCGCTTCGACGAGACCGTAAGCGCCGCCGTGCAGGGCTCCCAACCCGAACCCTACGAGGTCGAGATCCAGTTCGTGGATGGCGCTGCCGAGCCCGAAACCGTCGACGCCACCTGCACGTGTCCGTACGACTGGGGCGGGTACTGCAAGCACATCATCGCGGTGCTGCTGGAACTCGCCGAAGGCGACGTCGAACTCGAAGACGAACGCGAAGCCGTCGAACGCGTCCTCTCGGACGCGCATCCCGAGGAACTTCGGGAATTCCTGCTTGACGAGTCCGAGCGCGATGCCGATCTGCGCCGGCGACTGCTGACACGCTTCGAGGAGCAGGACACGCAGAGCCTCTACGATTACAAGAAGGAGATGAGCCAGCAGTACCGCGGCCCCTACACATACCAGTACGAAGGCCCCGACTTCTCGGAGTTTCACGACCTCGCGGAGACCCACCGTGAGCAGGGCAATCCGCTGGAGGCGGCCACCATCTACCGGGCGATGACCGAGGTTCGGATCGAGAATATGGACATGGTGCAGGACTACTACGGCGAAGACTTCGAGACGGAACTCGACGCGTTCGTCGAGTGCATCCACGAGGCCGACCTCGACCACGAGGAGAAACGCGAATACATCGACTACCTCTTCGAACGGTGGGGAAGCGACGATTCGGCCGTCGGCACGTTCTCGGGCCAGTACGAGGACGCACTCTGGGATCTTTGCACCGACGACGCGGATCTACAGTACTGGCGCGATCTCCTCGAAGACGATCTCCCGACCGAGATTCCCGAGCCGAGCGAGCCCGACGACGGGATCGGATCGTTCGATACGCGCCGCTACGAGGCCGAACGACGCATCCAAATGCACGCGGACGTGCTGGACGCACTCGGCGATACCGAGGCACTTCGGGAGGTGTACGAGGAACAGTACCTCGACATCCGGGAGTTCTGTGTGCGGTATGCCCGTCTACTCGCAGCCGAAGGCGAGGGCGACCGGGCAATCGAGGTCGCGGAGGAGGGACTGGACGCGTTCTCGAATGTCGGAGAGCTTCGACGCTTTCTGATCGACGCGTACGCCGACCGCGACCCGGAGCGACACAAGGAACTCCTCCGGGAGCAGTTCCTCCAGTCGGGGGACTGGGAGTACTACGAGCAACTGCGGTCACGCTGCTCGGATGACGAGTGGGAGGAGATGGTCGCGAACTTCGAAGCGCGATTCGAGGACTCGAACGTGCATCGCTTGATCGACCTCTATCTGCGCGAGGAGCGCACGGCAGACGCGTTCGAGACGGTCATCGAGGCGGCTCGCGAGGAACCGGACGATGCATTGCAACGTGCAGTCGGTGATAACGGTCTCGCGATTCTGAGCGAATACCGCGATGACGTCGCGGATTACGACCCGGAGACCTACTACGAGGTCTACGAGGAACGTCTCGAACCGTTCCTTGCGGACACGACGGGCCGCGATCACTATCAGACGGTCGTGGAGTACCTCGAAGAGATGCGGGAATTGGGTTTCGACGACGAATTCGAGGCGTTCGTCGCACACCTGAAAGAGAAACACTCGAATCGACCCGCCTTCCTCGACGAAATGGAGACGCTCGAAACCGGAGAGGTGTGATAGAACCGGGAAATGAGGGATCAATCTGCACGATTAACTCCGGTGATCTCCACACGCGTTCCCCCTGAATCGCTGTCCGTGAGTGTAATCTCCCACTCGTGGGCATCGACGATTTCTTTGACAATCGCCAGTCCAAATCCAGTTCCCTCCTGTGCTGTCGAGTATCCGGTCTCGAACACGTCGTCACGTTCCTCGGCTGGAATCCCGACGCCATCGTCTTCGACATAGAATCCTGCTGACTCGTCCAGCGCACCGACGCGGATCGTCACGTCGCTCCCACCGTGGTCGACGGCATTGCGAAAGAGGTTTTCGAACAGTTGCTGAAGACGCGCTTCATCTGCTGTGAAGGTGAGGTCGTCTTCGAGGACGATCTCGGCATCGGGGGCGTCAACCATCCCCCAACACTGTCTGGCGATCGTCGACAGTGAGACCAATTCGGTATCATCTATCGGCTGGCCGTGACGGGCGAGTTCCAGCACATCCTCAATCAGTTGTGTCATCCGATCCAAGGCGTTCTCTGCCGTTGCGAGATTCTCATCGTCGTACTCGTCGTTGGCCATCTCGACGCGAGCCATTGCCACATTGAGTGGATTCCGTAGATCGTGGCTGATCATACTCGCGAACTGTTCCAGCCGCTCGTTTTGCCGCTCTAACTCCCGTCGATACCGTTCTCTGTCGGTGATGTCAGCGAATACCAGCAACCGACCCAGATCCGCCTGTCGGGCAGTGAACGGGCTTTCCGAAACCCGATAGTGTCGTATCTCACCATCGCGGTCGCGTTCGATGATCGACCGGTCACGGTCAAGCGCCTCGGTAACAGTGGGGAGCACCGACCAGAGCGGCTCACCAAGAGCCGATTTGTCCGCCAATACCGGAAAGAGGTCGCTTGCGCGGTCATTGTAGTCGCGGATTCGGTCGTCGGCGCTCACGAGGATGACCGGTTCATCGTGTCCGCCTGCGAGCTGGATCGCCTGAAACGTGTCGAGGTAGACGAACGCGACGCCGACAGCGAAGATAGCGACGCCAACTGGCTCGTAAGTGATGTCGATCAGGTAGGGTGTGGTGAAGCCGATGATGTCAAATACGATGGGAAGACCTGTGATACCGACCAACCCCAGTACTGGCGTTGTCTTGTATTGAACCTGCGTGAAGTGTTCGATCAGCATAAAATAGCCAACTAGTGAGAGAGCGTACGAGAGCCCCATCACGAGCCAGTGCGCGAGTTGATGGGTGACCGAGAGGTGAGGAAACGGGGTCGTCACGAACTCTGCTGTGAAATAGAGATTGTGAAGCGGGTTCGTGAGTTTCACGGCGATAATGACGAGGAACACACCAACTGCGACCCGTCGATATATCGGCTGGCGGTGCAGTGAGCGGTTGGTGTAAGCGGAACAGAAATACAGCCACGCACCGACAGCACTGAGTCCAACGACGAGCCCGATCAGGTAGAATGCGTGCTTGAGCGATTCAGAAGGGGCAAGCAGGAACGCGACGTGTGCCGTTGCCCAGCCGCTACTGGTGAGGAGAAGTGCAACCAATCCGCGCCGCGTGTCGGGGTCATCGATTCGAGTAAGACGTGTCGCGCTCACGAGACAGGCAACTGCAGCCCCTCCAAACACCAACAAATACGCAACAAAGGAAATTCCAGCACTCGAAAGAAGCTCTACCATCAGAGACCAGTATTTATCGGCGAGAGCGTGTTAATATCTCCGATGAAAGACTGGAGGGGGGAATAGACCTCAACTACGAAGCACTGGACGGATGATGCCAACCGATAGCACCCCTCCACTTGTCGTCACCAGTCCAAGCCTGATAACGATTCAGGTGGGGATTGATCGTGTCCGATTCGAAGCCAGTTGTCTACGCCCTCTACCGGATGTGGAACGGTCGTTAGTCGTCGTCGGCTGACCGCCGACAGCGATAGTTCCGTCTTTGATCAGCGTTGCTTACCCGTTACCGACGGCTCATCACAACAGAACTACTGAATCTTGGCGAGATCAAGACCGAGGTCAAAACACGCCACAAGCGCGTGTGGACGACCTCGCGGCTGCCTAGGTAGAAACCAGTTGGGACGTCAGAACGCGGTACCCTGCTCGGCGTGGTACGTTCCGACGAGCTGGGTGGTGGCCAGCACCTCCGCATTCATCGCGATTGCCGAGCCGACGCGCGTCTTTCTCGTCTCGGCCGGGACGCCGAGTTCGGTATCAAGGGCGATCAGCTTGAATCGATAGTCATGACTGCCCTCCGGCGGCGATGGGCCGCCGTAGCCCTGTTCGATGTAGTCGTTGTACCCCTCGGTCACATCGGTACCGTCCCAATCGCGCGGAATCGTCCCGATACGGGGATCAATATCCCACGCGACCCAGTGATCCCACGTGTGGCCCGCGACCGGCTGGGCATCCGGATCGTCGACGACCAGCACCAGCGACGCCGCGTCGTCAGGGATGTTCGAAATCGCCAGTTCCGGATTCTCGTTCTCGTTTGCATAGCCAGTCCAGTCCGGCAACTGTTCGCCGTCGCTGAACTGGGGACTGGACAGCGACAGTTCGCCCTGTTGTTCAAGGTTGCCGTTGAGAATCGTCGAGGGCATAGCTCTCCATCAGAGTCGAGTGTGCGATCACCCTATTTGTTTTTGATTTGTGGTGAGGGCAGACGGTGATCCGTCTCCCTACGAGAGTGTCTCCAGCCAAGTGAGCGGAGGAGAAATCTGTTCAGCTTTCGTTCACAGATCGAGTTCTGTCGCTGACTCGACATCGAACCGCAGAATCTCGGGTTCGCCGTCGAGCAGATCGGGGAGCGCGGCCTCGAACTCTTGGAAGTGGTCGGTCTGGGTGTGTGCCTCGAAGGCGGCTTCGTCCTCATACTGCTCGAAGAACCGCACTACGTTCGGATCGTTGACATCGGTCGTCGCCCGGTAGTCGATCATACCTTCTTCGGCTTGAGACTGTTCGACGAGATCCTCGATCAGGTCGAGTGCTTCCTCGCGCTTGTCTGGGTCAATCGGGAATGAAGCATGCAGGACGATCATCGCGTCTCGGCCCACGAATGGATCTCTGAAAAAGCCTCACGATGTCGGATACGAGTCCGATAACAGAACGATCGGTATCGAGAGACTCACTCCGCACTTGACTGGGTGTGATACTCCCGTCCCGTTTTGAATTCGGTCAACTCCTCGATCCGGCTCTCCAACTCCTCGATCTCCTCTCGGAGTTCCTCGGCCTCGGGGTCGTCGCTCGTGGCGAGTCGGTCTTTCAGCCCCTGCAGTCGGGTTTCTCGCTGTTCCTCGTCGACCTCGGCCTTCCGGACGTACTCCGTCTCCTCGATATCGTACACGTCTGATTCGGAGAGTTCTGTCACGTCGAGGGCGTCGTCGACCTTGTCGCGGTCGACGCTCAACACGCGCTCGCGGTCGATGCCTGCATCCTCCAGCGCGGCCAGCACCTCGTCGTCGTCCCGGAGGTCTCGGTTGCGCCGCGTCGTTCGTTGCACGGAGCCGAACTGGCCGTGGACGGGCTGGTCGTGGTGCAGCCGATCGAGCAACACGTCGGTCACGGTCTGACGCAGGTCGTTGGCATCGCGCTGGATGTCCGAGAGCAGGGTATAGAGATTGATGAGGACGGGCGTGTCCAACACCTCCAGCGAGGAGAGGTCGTTCCGCTCCAGCGCGTCGATAAGAAGGAGCGCATCGCTGTAGACATCCACGTCGGGTTCCGTGCGCTCGGTGGCACCTTCGTCCGAGTCCTCGTCGTCTGTTCCCGTGATGATCTGGCTTCCGGTCGGTTCGTCGGTTTCGCGGATCACGCCCGCGCTCTCGTCGACCTCGAATCGTGGGTGCAGACTCAACACGGCGGGATACGGATCAGCGTCGGGTGGGAGCCGCGAGAGATCGAATCCATCGACGGCGTTACTGATGCGCTCGTGGAGCGTCTCGAACTGGTCGCGCTGGAGCGGCCGCGTCTCGTCCACGTCGCGGTCGAGAAACTCGACAACGATTCGATGTTCCTGCACGTCGTTGATCCGGAAGCGACTTTGAGAGAGTGGCGTGAGCAGAGTCGCATCCTCGGCGAGATCCTCGCATTCGTCGAGGAGCGTGTGCCATGTGACGCTGAACGGCATTACTGGGGAGTATCGTCGGAAGACAGGTAAAGCGTGAGGGTGGTTCGCTCAGACGCCGAGGTCGCGGAACGTCCAGTCGTTCGGCAGGTCGGCGCCGAATCCAGTCTCTTCGACGAGTTCACGGATGCGCTGCTCGACCGTTTCGTCCAGTTCGAACGTGTAGTCGAATTCCTCGTGCCAGTCGTAGTATCGCGGCATCCCCGGCCAGTGGTCGTCCGTCTGCAGCCCGTAGACGCAGTCGAGCAGGTAGCGACGATACGGCATATCGTCACGGGTGACTCGTGGAAGCGTCCCGTCGATCGACTCGTCTCTCACCAGCTCTTCGAGCAGATCGACCGCTGCGTACTGGTCGGCGTAGAACGCGTGTTCGAGTGTCGGGTTAACCGAGAAGATGTCCTCCGAGGCGCGGACGCGGAGACGGTCGGCGATCGAGTGAGCGGGATGGCCGATTCCCCACCCGTACGCGTGGACTTCCTCCCGCGCGGTATCGGCCGTATCGGGAGCATTGACTGCGATGTTATCGAGGTATTCGAGCGCCGCAACTGGAATCGCCGACACATCCTCGGTCAACCGCGTGCGGATCAGATTCCGTCCCACAGCATTCGCAACCGTGGGCGTCACGAGCGGAATCTCGTCGTCGGCAGTGGGATCGTAAGCGTCGATCACCTCGACAAGTAGACTCCATCCCTCTGATCGCGTTGCCTCATCAAGAGTGTCACTGACGCGCTCGTGGTACGGCCAGAACACGTCCCGGTATGTGTCGCCACTGTTGTCTCCTTCGAGGGCGGCCGAGAGCGCGGACTCGAACGACGCCACTGCCCCGTGGATTGCAGTTATATCGCCCGTAGAGGCTTGATCGAGCAGGTCATCGAGGTCGGTGACGGACGTGTTTCGTTCATCTGTAGGAGAGGGAGATGTCGACTCGTCGGTGCTGGAAGCGGTGGCAACAGTCTCTGACTGAACGTCGCCACAGTCGTGGAGCCGAAGACGTGTGAGAGTCTCGAACGACTCTCCGCAATCATCGCACTCGTGGGCCATACTCTAACTACAGGTATCTGGAGGAAATGAATTCTCTCTTCAGATTAGACTCACTTTGCCGCGCCCGGCCCCCGACCATGCGTAGGAAGCTGGTGTTCAAGACGAGGATCGAAGGCAGTGGGCTGATGTCTCCGCTCATCAGTCGCGGATGTACGGTGCTTCGGCGAGGGCCTGCTCGTGTATTTCGACCTCGAAGGCAGACATATCGATCGTGGGATCACCGGGGCCGACCACGCCGATAATTCGTTCGACAGCCTGTGAGATAGCGACTCCTTCGACAGCGTGAACATCGAGCGCGTCGGCCACACCGCGGCGCGTCTGGCGCCCCTCGAGGTAGTGTATGGTTTCCACGATGGCCGCCGGAAGCAAGGCCTCGCCGTGGCGGTCGGTGAACATCTCGATGTCTTCGTCGATAGTTTGGGCGCCAAACACGGCGAACACTGTCGGGCCAACCTCGAATGTGGCGGTGCCGTGCCAGACGCCGTCGATGGGTGTCGCTTCCCAGACTGCCGCCCCATCTCGGTGTTCGTCTGACGATTCTGCGATTCCCATCTCAGCAAGTTCGTTCGAGTACTTGTGGGCGGTTGACTTCTCCATATCCAGCCGCTCTCGAGCCTCGGGAATCGTGGTGGGCGAGTTGATCAGCAGGTCGGTATAGAACCGGGCGAGGCGGGGCCGGGCAAGCAGTTTCTGTGTGGTGAAGAAGTCGCTTCCCGCGGAGGCCGCCCCGTCTGCCGCGTTCGGCGTTCCCGGCATCGTAGTCGATAATCGATGGACTATGAAATAAATCCTTCCGGTGGGGTAGTTGGCACAGCGGCAGTTGATCGTACGAGCTGTAGATCGCAACTCAGCTTGGAAATGGAAGTCGGAACAACACTCAAATATTCTCACTTCTCCGATTCAGATATGAGTAGAAGGGTACGAACAGACGAACGTGGTCGTGTGACGATTCCGAAGGAGATACGCGACCGCTACGGCGAGAAGTTCCGCCTCGTTGAGCTGGACAGCGGTATCAAGCTGGTGCCGATCCCCGACGATCCAGTGGAGGCGTTGCGAGCGGCGGCTTCCGACGAGCTTCGCGAGGCGTCTCTCGAGGATCTCGAAGAGGCGGCTCAAGAAGAGGCACGCGAACAGTCTGTCGAGCAGATCCGCTGATATCAACTTCTGGCTGGCGCTACTGGAAGACGATGACCGGCTGACCGTCCGTGATATGGTGTATCTCCATCGTCCTGATTTCGATTTCCCTGCCCGTCGGAGGACGCCTCATCTGTCAACCTTCTGTATGCCGATTTACCCACTTTTTTGTGTGCCACCTCTGTTCACTCGCCAGTAAGAGCAATATTGTATGTCACTAGCTGATGCGCACAGACCGACGAACACGCGCGAGCGGTATCGCTTGATGACTGACGCGGCCTCCCGACCGTTTGCGGTCGGCGCCGTCGCCGTTCCCTTGGTACTGCCCGCCTTGGGCTACCTCTCGGGCGATGTCCGAATCATGTTCACTGTCCACCTCTTCCTCGGTGCAT from Haloarcula litorea encodes:
- a CDS encoding YbhB/YbcL family Raf kinase inhibitor-like protein, which codes for MPSTILNGNLEQQGELSLSSPQFSDGEQLPDWTGYANENENPELAISNIPDDAASLVLVVDDPDAQPVAGHTWDHWVAWDIDPRIGTIPRDWDGTDVTEGYNDYIEQGYGGPSPPEGSHDYRFKLIALDTELGVPAETRKTRVGSAIAMNAEVLATTQLVGTYHAEQGTAF
- a CDS encoding DUF7437 domain-containing protein, translated to MPGTPNAADGAASAGSDFFTTQKLLARPRLARFYTDLLINSPTTIPEARERLDMEKSTAHKYSNELAEMGIAESSDEHRDGAAVWEATPIDGVWHGTATFEVGPTVFAVFGAQTIDEDIEMFTDRHGEALLPAAIVETIHYLEGRQTRRGVADALDVHAVEGVAISQAVERIIGVVGPGDPTIDMSAFEVEIHEQALAEAPYIRD
- a CDS encoding AbrB/MazE/SpoVT family DNA-binding domain-containing protein — translated: MSRRVRTDERGRVTIPKEIRDRYGEKFRLVELDSGIKLVPIPDDPVEALRAAASDELREASLEDLEEAAQEEAREQSVEQIR
- a CDS encoding putative quinol monooxygenase, whose protein sequence is MIVLHASFPIDPDKREEALDLIEDLVEQSQAEEGMIDYRATTDVNDPNVVRFFEQYEDEAAFEAHTQTDHFQEFEAALPDLLDGEPEILRFDVESATELDL